Part of the Halobellus ruber genome is shown below.
TGTTCGCCCTCGTGACTGTGGGCTGCAGCCTCGGCGTCGTCCTCGTGCGGGACATCTGGCACTCCGCACTCCTGCTCGGGGGGGCGCTGTTGAGCGTCGCGGTGCACTACGTGATGTTACAGGCGGAGTTCCTCGCCGCGATGCAGATCCTCGTGTACGTCGGGGGGGTCCTCATCCTGATCACGTTCGCCGTGATGCTGACGCGGACTCAACCCGAGGTGAGTAGCGCATGACAACCAAGCCCGAACTCAACCTGGGCTCGCACCTGCTGCCCGGGCTCGCGGCCGCCGCCCTGTTCGCGGTGATGGCGGCGACAATCCTGTCGGCGTCGTTCCCGGAGCCACAGGGGTTCCCGGAGGGCGCGAACATTACCGCCAGCATCGGCTACGCGATGTTCAACCTCGACCTCGGCGACGTCCCCGGCGAGAGCTTCCTGGTCGCGTTCCTCGTGATCGCCGTCACCCTCGACGTGGCGCTCGACGGCGCGGTCCACCTCGCGACGCGGGAGACCGACGAGGGCCGGACGCTGCTCACAGACGGCGGGCGGGAACTCAAACGCACCCTCTTCGGGGGTGACGACTGATGGTCCCGCCGGAGTACTACCTGCTCCTGTCGGCGGCGGTGTTCTGTATCGGGCTGTTCGGGATCCTGACCCGCCGGAACGCCCTGTTGTTCCTGATGTCAGTCGAGCTAATGCTGAACGCCGCGAACATCAACCTCGTGGCGTTCTCGCTCGTGTGGGGGAACGTCACCGGCCAGACCTTCGGGCTGTTCACGATGGCGCTCGCGGCCGCGGAGGTCGCGATCGGGATCGGGATCATCCTGGTACTGTACCGCAACTTCGACGGCGTCGACGTCACCGACGCGACGACGATGAGGTGGTAAGATGGTGGGAATCTTCGACTTCGCGCCCGCGATCGTCCTCCTGCCGTTCGTCTCGTTTCTGGTCGCCCTGGCAGTCGGCGACAACCTGCCGAAGGGCGGTGCCCTCGCGGGGATCGCCGCGACCGCCGGCTCTCTCGTCTTGGCGATCGGGACGGTCCTCGCCGTCGCCGGCGGGCGGACCTACGACGCGACCATCTACACCTGGGCCGAGGGGCTCGAGGCGGTCGACCTCACCTTCGGCGTCCTGATCGACCCGCTGTCGGCTTTGATGCTACTCATCGTGACGCTCGTCGCCTTCCTGGTCCACGTCTTCAGCCTCGGCTACATGAACGACGAGGACGAGACGGGGCTGCCGCGGTACTACGCCGGCCTCGGACTCTTCACCGCGTCGATGCTCGGGTTCGTCGTCGCCGACAACCTGCTGATGGCGTTCATGTTCTTCGAGCTCGTCGGCCTCTGTTCGTATCTCCTGATCGGCTTCCACTTCCGGGAGCCGGGCCCGCCGAGCGCGGCGAAGAAGGCGTTCCTCGTGACCCGGTTCGGCGACTACTTCTTTCTCGTCGGCGTCGTCGCCGTCTTCGGGACGTTCGGCACGGCGGCGTTCGTCGGCAGCGAGTCGTTCCCCGCACTCGCGGAGGCGGCGCTTCGCGGCGAGACGACGGTGAACACGTTCGGGTTCGCCCCGCAGACGTGGTTCACGATCGTCGGCCTCCTGATCCTGGGGGGCGTGATCGGCAAGTCCGCGCAGTACCCGCTGCACACCTGGCTGCCCGACGCGATGGAGGGCCCGACGCCGGTGTCGGCGCTCATCCACGCCGCGACGATGGTCGCCGCCGGCGTCTACCTCGTCGCCCGGATGTACGGGTTCTACGCGATCTCGCCGACCGCGCTGGCGATCATCGCGTTCGTCGGCGGGTTCACCGCCCTCTTTGCGGCGACGATGGGGCTGGTCAAACGCGAGATCAAGCAGGTGTTGGCGTACTCGACGATCTCCCAATACGGGTATATGATGCTCGCGCTGGGTGGCGGCGGCTACATCGCTGCGACCTTCCACCTGATGACCCACGCGTTCTTCAAGGCGCTCCTGTTCCTGGGTGCCGGTTCGGTCATCATCGCGATGCACCACAACGAGGATATGTGGGATATGGGCGGATTGAAGTCGGAGATGCCCGTCACCTACTACACCTTCCTGTCGGGTTCGTTGGCGCTCGCGGGGATCTTCCCCTTTGCCGGCTTCTGGTCGAAGGACGAGGTGCTCTACGAGACCCTGCTCCACGGCCTCGACGGCGACCCGATCCTGCTTGCGGCGTACGCGATGGGGCTCGTGGCGGTGTTCTTCACCGGCCTCTACACCTTCCGGATGGTCTTCCTGACCTTCCACGGCGACGCCCGGTCCGGGACTGCCGAGGACCCACACGGCGTGCGGTGGAACGTGAAGCTCCCGCTCGTCGTGCTCGGGGTGCTCGCCGCAGTCGCCGGGTTCGTGAATATGGTACCAGTCAAGAAGGTGACGGGGTTGGAGATCGACTACCTCCACAAGTGGCTCGAACACGGCTACGCGGGCCTGACGGTCGAACACTACAGCACGTTGCTGCACGACTTCCCGCACTACGGCTCGGCGGGGCTGGAACTCAGCCCGCTGGGCCCGGGTGCGGTGTCGCTCGGGCTCGCCCTGGCCGGCGCCTTCGTGGCTCACCGGCTGTACAACGTGCCCGAACCGGTCGAACACACCGACAAACTCGGTGAGATCAAAACGGTGCTCTACAACAACTACTACCAGGACGAGTATCAGGTCTGGATCGCGAACGGCCTCGCGCGGCCCCTCGCTCGCGCGGCGAACAAGTTCGACGGCGGCGTCGTCGACGGCGTCGTCAACGGCGTCTCGGGCGTCAGCCTCTTTTCGGGCGACCGGATCCGCCGGATCCAGACGGGCGTGGTGAGTAACTATGCCGTTCTCCTCACGCTCGGGCTGACCGCGCTGATCCTGGCGTTCGGCCTCCTCGGGGGGTGGTTCGTGTGATCATCGAAGCCCTCATCGCGGTCACGTTCCTCTCGGCGCTGGTCGTCTTCGTCGCGCCCGACGCCTACGCGGCCAAGCTGGCGGCGGCGCTTTCGGTCCTCCCGATCGTCGGAAGCCTCCGGATGTGGGCGGCCTACGACGCCGCCGGCAACGCCCTGCTCGGCGGCGAGATCGCCTTCGAGACCGACTTCGTGTGGCTGACCGTCGGGGGGCTCGACCTCCACTGGTTCGTCGGCGTCGACGGGATCAGTCTCCCCTTGGTGGTGCTGACGACCGTGCTGACGACGCTCGCGATCGTGAGCGCGTGGACGCCCATTTCCGACCGAGAGTCGCAGTTCTACGGGCTGATGTTGCTTATGGAGGCGAACCTGCTGGGGGTGTTCACCGCGCTTGACTTCTTCGCGTGGTTCGTCTTCTGGGAGGCGGTGTTGGTGCCGATGTACTTCCTGATCGGGGTGTGGGGCGGGCCGAACCGCCGGTACGCCGCGATCAAGTTCTTCGTCTACACCAACATCGCGTCGCTCGTGATGTTCATCGGGTTCATCGCCTTGGTCTTCGGGCTCGGCGACTCGGTGTCGTCGCTGCGGCTGCCGGAGATCGCCCAGGCGCTGCGGGCGGGGGAACTCGCCGGCTTCGCCGGCCTCGACGCCGCGACCCTGAAGACGGTCGCGTTCGTCGCGGTCTTCATCGGCTTCGCGGTGAAGGTGCCGGTCGCGCCGCTTCACACCTGGCTGCCCGACGCCCACGTCGAGGCGCCGACGCCGGTGTCGGTGCTTCTCGCGGGCGTCCTCCTGAAGATGGGGACCTACGCGCTGCTGCGGTTCAACTTCACGATGATGCCCGACGTCGCGACCGCCCTTGTGGTCCCGATCGCGGGGATCGCGGTGATCAGCGTGATCTACGGCGCGCTGTTGGCACTTGCTCAAGAGGACCTCAAGCGGATCGTCGCGTACTCGTCGGTGTCGTCGATGGGCTACGTCATCCTCGGGCTGGTCGCGTACACGACCTACGGGGTCGGCGGCGCGACGTTCCAGATGATCGCCCACGGCCTCATCTCGGGGCTGATGTTCATGGCGGTCGGCGTGATCTACAACACGACCCACACCCGGATGGTGGGCGATATGTCCGGGATCGCCGACCGGATGCCCGTCACCGCCGGGATCTTCGTCGCCGGCGCGTTCGGATATATGGGCCTGCCGCTGATGGCCGGGTTCGCGGGCGAGTTCTTCATCTTCAAAGGCTCCTTTGCGTCGACGGTCCACTCGGCGATGCCGCTTTTCACCGCCGCGGCGATGTTCGGCATCGTGATCGTGGCGGGTTATCTCCTCTTTGCGATGCAGCGCACGCTGTTCGGCCCGTTCAGCTTCGACGGCGACTACGACGTCGCCGAGGCGCCGTTCCACGACGTCGCGCCGCTTGCGGTGCTACTGCTGCTGACGATCGTACTCGGCGTCGCGCCCGACCTCTTCTTCGGGATGATCCAAGAGGCGGTTAACCCGATCCTCACGGGAGGTGGGCTGTGATGTACGAAGCGCTCCTGCTCCAGTCCGAGACGGTCGCCGCCTGGACCGCCCTGCTGCCGGCGATCCTGCTGGCGCTGACCGGGCTCGTCCTGCTGGGGATCGACACCCTGTGGCCCGAGGAGCCGAGCAACGCGATGCTGGCCGGCGTCGCCGCCGCGGGGTCGCTCCTCTCGTTTGCGGTCACCGGCTGGTTCCTGGTCGCCGGCACCGGCCAGGCCCGGACCGGCGGCGCGATCCCGCTGTACGGCGACGCCCTAGTCGTCGACGGGATGAGCCTCTTTTTCACGCTCATCTTCACCGTCGTCACCGCGATGGTCGCGGTCGCGGCCTACGACTACCTCGAAGAGCAGTCCCACCGCGCGGAGTTCTACTCGCTGACCCTGTTCGCGGCGACGGGGATGGCGGTTATGGCGACCGCGAACTCGCTTGCGACGGTGTTCATCAGCCTCGAACTCGCATCGTTGCCCTCGTACGCCCTGGTCGCGTTTCTGAAAACCGACCGCGGGAGCGTCGAGGCCGGGTTGAAGTACTTCCTCATCGGCGCGGTCTCATCTGCCGTACTGGCGTTCGGCATCAGCCTGGTGTACGCCGTCACGGGGTCGCTCGTGCTCGGTGACGTCGCGGGGGCGATCGGCAACCCCGAGATGGCCGGCGTGCTCGGCTTGGGCGTGCTGATGATCCTCGGCGGGTTCGCGTTCAAAACCGCGTCGGTGCCGTTCCACTTCTGGGCGCCGGAGGCCTACGAGGGCGCGCCAGCGCCCATCTCGGCGTTCCTCTCGTCGGCCTCGAAGGCCGCCGGCTTCGCGGTCGCGTTCCGCGTGTTCGTCGAGGCGTTCCCCTTGGGAGCGGTGCCCGCGGGCGTCGACTGGGTGCTCGCGTTCCAGGTGCTCGCGGTCGTCACGATGACGCTCGGCAACTTCGCGGCGGCGACCCAGGAGAAGGTCAAACGAATGTTAGCGTACTCCTCGATCGGGCACGCGGGCTACGCGCTGATCGGGTTGGCGGCGCTG
Proteins encoded:
- a CDS encoding NADH-quinone oxidoreductase subunit J, with amino-acid sequence MVYETIAFALFALVTVGCSLGVVLVRDIWHSALLLGGALLSVAVHYVMLQAEFLAAMQILVYVGGVLILITFAVMLTRTQPEVSSA
- a CDS encoding proton-conducting membrane transporter; this translates as MTTKPELNLGSHLLPGLAAAALFAVMAATILSASFPEPQGFPEGANITASIGYAMFNLDLGDVPGESFLVAFLVIAVTLDVALDGAVHLATRETDEGRTLLTDGGRELKRTLFGGDD
- the nuoK gene encoding NADH-quinone oxidoreductase subunit NuoK; amino-acid sequence: MVPPEYYLLLSAAVFCIGLFGILTRRNALLFLMSVELMLNAANINLVAFSLVWGNVTGQTFGLFTMALAAAEVAIGIGIILVLYRNFDGVDVTDATTMRW
- the nuoL gene encoding NADH-quinone oxidoreductase subunit L, with protein sequence MVGIFDFAPAIVLLPFVSFLVALAVGDNLPKGGALAGIAATAGSLVLAIGTVLAVAGGRTYDATIYTWAEGLEAVDLTFGVLIDPLSALMLLIVTLVAFLVHVFSLGYMNDEDETGLPRYYAGLGLFTASMLGFVVADNLLMAFMFFELVGLCSYLLIGFHFREPGPPSAAKKAFLVTRFGDYFFLVGVVAVFGTFGTAAFVGSESFPALAEAALRGETTVNTFGFAPQTWFTIVGLLILGGVIGKSAQYPLHTWLPDAMEGPTPVSALIHAATMVAAGVYLVARMYGFYAISPTALAIIAFVGGFTALFAATMGLVKREIKQVLAYSTISQYGYMMLALGGGGYIAATFHLMTHAFFKALLFLGAGSVIIAMHHNEDMWDMGGLKSEMPVTYYTFLSGSLALAGIFPFAGFWSKDEVLYETLLHGLDGDPILLAAYAMGLVAVFFTGLYTFRMVFLTFHGDARSGTAEDPHGVRWNVKLPLVVLGVLAAVAGFVNMVPVKKVTGLEIDYLHKWLEHGYAGLTVEHYSTLLHDFPHYGSAGLELSPLGPGAVSLGLALAGAFVAHRLYNVPEPVEHTDKLGEIKTVLYNNYYQDEYQVWIANGLARPLARAANKFDGGVVDGVVNGVSGVSLFSGDRIRRIQTGVVSNYAVLLTLGLTALILAFGLLGGWFV
- a CDS encoding NADH-quinone oxidoreductase subunit M — its product is MIIEALIAVTFLSALVVFVAPDAYAAKLAAALSVLPIVGSLRMWAAYDAAGNALLGGEIAFETDFVWLTVGGLDLHWFVGVDGISLPLVVLTTVLTTLAIVSAWTPISDRESQFYGLMLLMEANLLGVFTALDFFAWFVFWEAVLVPMYFLIGVWGGPNRRYAAIKFFVYTNIASLVMFIGFIALVFGLGDSVSSLRLPEIAQALRAGELAGFAGLDAATLKTVAFVAVFIGFAVKVPVAPLHTWLPDAHVEAPTPVSVLLAGVLLKMGTYALLRFNFTMMPDVATALVVPIAGIAVISVIYGALLALAQEDLKRIVAYSSVSSMGYVILGLVAYTTYGVGGATFQMIAHGLISGLMFMAVGVIYNTTHTRMVGDMSGIADRMPVTAGIFVAGAFGYMGLPLMAGFAGEFFIFKGSFASTVHSAMPLFTAAAMFGIVIVAGYLLFAMQRTLFGPFSFDGDYDVAEAPFHDVAPLAVLLLLTIVLGVAPDLFFGMIQEAVNPILTGGGL
- a CDS encoding NADH-quinone oxidoreductase subunit N, with the protein product MYEALLLQSETVAAWTALLPAILLALTGLVLLGIDTLWPEEPSNAMLAGVAAAGSLLSFAVTGWFLVAGTGQARTGGAIPLYGDALVVDGMSLFFTLIFTVVTAMVAVAAYDYLEEQSHRAEFYSLTLFAATGMAVMATANSLATVFISLELASLPSYALVAFLKTDRGSVEAGLKYFLIGAVSSAVLAFGISLVYAVTGSLVLGDVAGAIGNPEMAGVLGLGVLMILGGFAFKTASVPFHFWAPEAYEGAPAPISAFLSSASKAAGFAVAFRVFVEAFPLGAVPAGVDWVLAFQVLAVVTMTLGNFAAATQEKVKRMLAYSSIGHAGYALIGLAALTAGGPNGDVLGASMAHLLVYGFMNTGAFLFIALVEHWGVGRTFEDYNGLASTAPIAAVAMTVFMFSLAGLPPFGGFLSKYVLFYSAIEAGFWWLAAVGAVNSALSLFYYSRVVKAMWIETPAADFEIESRPVGLYAAVLFAGVGTLLLLPGFGPVIETAQTVAATLF